The Allorhodopirellula heiligendammensis genome includes a window with the following:
- a CDS encoding gamma-glutamylcyclotransferase family protein, with product MSQPAVSIDRFFVYGTLCRGQCREKCWPCQPLEITPGWTLGTLYGRADYPAMRPGNDRVRGECWRFDAGDLERVRTVLNQIEVTDQPGVPNLYDAVSVNVYRIDSIEQDELLEADCIGVAQAYHYSIPPERDGFVKLTPKSSREISWPE from the coding sequence ATGAGCCAGCCTGCCGTATCCATCGATCGTTTTTTCGTTTACGGGACGCTATGCCGCGGCCAATGCCGGGAAAAATGCTGGCCTTGCCAACCGCTTGAGATCACCCCTGGATGGACGCTGGGGACTCTGTATGGGCGTGCCGACTATCCCGCCATGCGACCGGGCAATGATCGCGTGCGGGGTGAATGCTGGCGATTTGACGCCGGCGATCTGGAGCGAGTTCGCACAGTTCTCAATCAGATTGAGGTTACCGATCAACCCGGAGTCCCCAATCTTTACGACGCCGTGTCTGTCAACGTGTACAGGATCGACTCCATCGAACAGGATGAACTGTTAGAGGCAGACTGCATTGGCGTCGCCCAGGCCTACCACTACAGCATCCCGCCCGAACGAGATGGCTTTGTGAAGCTGACGCCAAAGTCCAGTCGAGAGATAAGCTGGCCGGAGTGA
- a CDS encoding PSD1 and planctomycete cytochrome C domain-containing protein — protein sequence MNFYRTPTVIIGVALGCLVAAIMSPVLDAGELVDFNREVRTVLSDKCFLCHGPDEETREAGLRLDDRDEAIDFAAIVPGSPEESELIARITSDDPDLVMPPPSTGKSVSAAEAATLRRWIAQDAPYDAHWAFVVPRRPDLPQVKHTQWPRNEIDYFVLARLEAESRTPSPPADRDTLARRLSLDLVGLPPSLEQLELLSVDSAQDVNASAQDVNASDETIGNLIDELVESPHFGERWARWWLDAARYSDSAGYEKDMQRSVWFYRDWVIDAMNHDMPYDQFVIEQIAGDLISGATQRQRVATGFLRNSMTNEEGGADPEQFRVEGVFDRVDAIGKAVLGITTQCAQCHTHKYDPISHAEYYQMFAALNDFHEGCISVYTPDQVRQRDKTLDAIHQIEDHLRSITPDWQSQLQDWAESTAAELPSWQVMKPEEVPFQGQKFRVLPDGSVVSESYAPTKTSDDFSLTTHVGTISAVRLEALTHPQLPRGGPGRSIDGTGALTEFKLKIQPTTKNAPAIDVKFVRAMSDVNPPVSELKPQYRNKDASNDHRKVGPIEFAFDGDGETAWTTDLGPGRSNESRHAVFIPESPIVIDGEATLTFTLEQKHGGWNSDDNQNFLMGRYRFSITDAETVPASALRTNVIPLLAVPASERSMSQWHDLFSQWRLSQKSFAKKNAEIDALWKQYPETTTQLVAISTEQPRETFVLSRGDFLSPSEKVVPDVPEFLNSMPESNEPARLRFARWLVSKDSPTTPRVIVNRIWQAYFGHGLVATPEDFGLQSSPPSHPELLDFLARELVDSGWSLKHVHRLIVDSATYRQRSTAHPQAWLDDPRNELLARGPRVRIEAEMVRDLALSASGLLNLQLGGPSVYPPAPRFLFEPPTSYGPKIWDLDTDSEQYRRSLYVHQYRSVPYPPLQVFDAPKGDAACVRREQSNTPLQALVLLNEPQFVDAARGLAARTLREVSSVGTTTAVDRTWLQSADGGATSTDSLDRDRIAYAFRLCTSRRPDADEIDVLEKLLNEQRAQLHDVPSDRIANAAFQQRLQDMIGVPLDRCRQLTGQSPSELAAWIVVSRALLNLDETITKS from the coding sequence ATGAATTTTTATCGAACGCCAACGGTCATCATCGGTGTGGCGTTGGGATGCCTCGTTGCCGCCATCATGTCCCCCGTCTTAGATGCAGGGGAACTCGTCGACTTCAATCGAGAAGTGCGTACGGTGCTGTCCGACAAGTGTTTCTTGTGTCACGGCCCTGACGAGGAGACTCGGGAGGCAGGATTGCGTTTGGATGACCGCGATGAGGCGATTGATTTTGCCGCGATCGTTCCAGGCAGTCCCGAGGAGAGTGAGCTCATCGCCCGCATCACCAGCGATGATCCCGATCTTGTCATGCCGCCCCCGTCGACGGGTAAGTCGGTCTCGGCTGCCGAAGCGGCAACGCTCCGTCGTTGGATTGCCCAGGACGCACCGTATGATGCGCACTGGGCGTTCGTCGTTCCCCGCCGACCAGACCTACCGCAGGTCAAGCATACGCAGTGGCCACGAAATGAAATTGATTACTTTGTGCTAGCGAGACTGGAAGCTGAATCGCGGACGCCCTCGCCACCGGCGGACCGCGATACGCTGGCGAGAAGGTTGTCGCTCGACCTCGTGGGACTGCCGCCGAGTTTGGAACAACTTGAACTGCTTTCGGTGGACTCCGCTCAGGACGTTAACGCCTCCGCTCAGGACGTTAACGCCTCCGATGAGACGATCGGCAATCTGATCGATGAGCTCGTCGAGTCCCCTCATTTCGGTGAACGCTGGGCTCGTTGGTGGCTCGATGCCGCTCGCTATTCGGACTCCGCCGGGTATGAAAAGGATATGCAGCGATCGGTGTGGTTCTACCGCGACTGGGTCATCGATGCGATGAACCATGACATGCCCTACGATCAATTTGTGATCGAGCAAATTGCTGGCGATCTGATTTCCGGGGCAACGCAGCGTCAGCGAGTGGCAACGGGCTTCCTACGCAACTCGATGACCAACGAAGAGGGCGGTGCGGATCCTGAGCAGTTTCGCGTCGAGGGCGTCTTTGATCGTGTTGATGCGATCGGTAAAGCTGTCCTGGGAATCACCACACAGTGTGCCCAGTGTCACACGCACAAGTACGATCCGATCAGCCACGCTGAGTACTATCAAATGTTTGCGGCCCTCAACGATTTCCATGAGGGCTGCATCTCCGTCTACACTCCTGACCAGGTTCGGCAGCGAGACAAAACTCTGGACGCAATCCACCAGATCGAAGATCACCTTCGCTCGATCACACCGGATTGGCAATCTCAACTTCAAGATTGGGCGGAATCGACGGCCGCTGAACTACCTTCATGGCAGGTCATGAAGCCGGAGGAGGTTCCGTTTCAAGGCCAGAAGTTCCGAGTGCTGCCAGATGGTTCCGTGGTTAGTGAAAGCTACGCTCCGACCAAGACCAGCGATGATTTTTCGTTAACAACGCATGTCGGCACAATCTCAGCGGTCCGGCTTGAGGCGTTGACGCATCCGCAATTGCCTCGCGGGGGCCCCGGCCGTAGCATCGATGGAACGGGTGCATTGACGGAGTTTAAACTCAAAATCCAGCCCACGACCAAGAATGCGCCCGCGATCGATGTGAAGTTTGTCCGGGCGATGTCGGACGTCAATCCGCCCGTAAGTGAGCTGAAACCACAGTATCGCAATAAGGACGCGAGTAACGATCACCGCAAAGTCGGGCCGATTGAATTCGCATTCGACGGTGATGGCGAGACCGCCTGGACCACCGACTTGGGGCCCGGACGCAGCAACGAATCCCGCCATGCCGTCTTCATCCCCGAGTCACCGATCGTGATCGACGGCGAGGCCACCCTGACCTTCACGCTGGAGCAAAAGCACGGTGGTTGGAACAGTGACGACAATCAGAATTTTTTGATGGGGCGATATCGATTCAGTATTACAGATGCGGAAACGGTTCCCGCGTCAGCGCTCAGGACGAATGTCATACCGCTGCTCGCTGTACCGGCGTCGGAGCGTTCCATGTCTCAGTGGCACGACCTGTTTTCGCAGTGGCGATTGAGTCAGAAATCCTTTGCGAAGAAAAACGCTGAGATCGATGCGCTTTGGAAGCAGTATCCTGAAACGACGACGCAGTTGGTCGCCATTTCGACAGAGCAACCCCGCGAGACGTTTGTATTGAGCCGTGGCGACTTTCTCAGTCCAAGCGAAAAAGTTGTTCCGGACGTACCCGAATTTTTGAACTCGATGCCGGAATCGAATGAGCCTGCTCGGCTGCGGTTCGCTCGCTGGCTTGTCTCCAAAGATTCTCCGACGACACCCCGGGTGATTGTTAACCGGATTTGGCAAGCCTATTTCGGTCACGGGTTGGTGGCCACGCCGGAAGATTTCGGCTTGCAGTCGTCACCGCCTTCGCACCCGGAATTACTCGATTTCCTCGCTCGGGAGCTTGTCGATAGCGGTTGGAGCTTGAAGCATGTCCATCGGCTGATTGTGGACTCGGCAACGTATCGCCAGCGTTCCACGGCTCATCCGCAGGCTTGGCTGGACGATCCCAGGAATGAACTGCTCGCCCGGGGTCCTCGTGTGCGGATCGAGGCGGAAATGGTTCGTGACCTGGCGCTTTCCGCCAGCGGGCTGCTCAACCTTCAACTCGGTGGTCCGAGTGTCTATCCACCCGCTCCCCGGTTCTTGTTCGAACCACCAACCAGCTATGGACCGAAAATTTGGGACTTGGACACCGACTCCGAACAATACCGGCGGTCGCTCTATGTGCATCAATACCGTAGTGTCCCCTATCCGCCCCTGCAGGTGTTCGACGCTCCCAAGGGTGATGCAGCCTGTGTGCGACGCGAGCAAAGCAACACGCCGCTACAGGCGCTCGTGCTGCTCAATGAGCCGCAGTTTGTCGATGCGGCGCGAGGCTTGGCGGCGCGGACACTGCGCGAGGTGAGTTCCGTAGGGACCACTACTGCAGTGGATCGCACGTGGCTCCAGTCTGCTGATGGTGGAGCGACGAGCACCGATTCACTTGATCGTGACCGGATTGCCTACGCCTTCCGACTCTGCACGAGTCGCCGTCCGGATGCCGACGAGATTGACGTGCTTGAAAAATTACTCAATGAGCAGCGGGCTCAACTGCACGATGTACCGAGCGATCGAATCGCAAACGCTGCATTTCAGCAACGTCTGCAGGACATGATCGGTGTTCCTTTGGACCGCTGCAGGCAATTGACCGGTCAATCGCCCTCGGAGTTGGCAGCCTGGATTGTGGTCAGTCGTGCCCTTTTGAATCTCGATGAAACGATAACCAAATCATGA
- a CDS encoding DUF1559 domain-containing protein: MSIEFKKPCATREAFTLVELLVVIAIIGVLVGLLLPAVQAAREAARRMSCSNNFKQIGLGMHNYHSAYNQLPKHGTGTPQLQGGNQEANTVANASTASDRLELSFTVPLLPFFEQQAIWQQISNPYVDPVSGARLPSMGPGPRRSLADHANVRYEPWLTELQALRCPSDPGVGLPAQGRSNYVACVGDSMAEWHGGINDQGREFSATSPQSRSASCRGFFVHRYHSSFRDVLDGLSNTIAAGEVASDLGDNDIRTTPAQSPGGSTGSTSVAGGVLSCDGYIDPQRPGFWAPTATLTPAAGPGTAAEQRRGYKWAMSRSTWGMFTTISPPNKPLCMDTNNFNGGILPPSSRHQGGCHILMGDGAVKFITESIEAGNQSSAVVGIAAGLQPAGSASPFGLWGALGTRGNREVISDSF, translated from the coding sequence ATGAGTATTGAATTTAAAAAGCCCTGCGCAACTAGGGAAGCGTTTACGCTGGTCGAGCTGCTAGTGGTCATTGCAATCATTGGGGTTCTGGTTGGGCTTCTACTGCCTGCGGTTCAAGCGGCTCGAGAAGCGGCTCGGCGAATGAGTTGCAGCAATAATTTCAAGCAGATCGGGCTGGGCATGCACAACTACCATTCGGCTTACAATCAGCTGCCCAAGCACGGGACGGGGACGCCGCAATTGCAGGGCGGCAATCAGGAAGCCAATACGGTCGCCAACGCTTCAACGGCGAGCGATCGATTGGAGCTCAGTTTTACCGTCCCGTTGCTTCCTTTTTTTGAGCAGCAAGCCATCTGGCAACAGATCTCCAATCCCTATGTTGATCCAGTGTCCGGGGCGAGGCTTCCATCGATGGGGCCCGGCCCAAGGCGTTCTCTCGCTGACCATGCCAATGTGCGGTACGAGCCTTGGTTAACCGAGCTCCAAGCATTGCGCTGCCCCAGTGATCCGGGAGTCGGATTGCCAGCCCAGGGCCGGAGCAACTACGTCGCTTGCGTTGGCGATTCGATGGCTGAGTGGCATGGCGGGATTAACGATCAGGGAAGGGAGTTTAGTGCGACTTCGCCACAGAGTCGAAGTGCCTCTTGCCGAGGATTCTTTGTGCATCGCTACCATTCTTCGTTCCGCGATGTGCTCGACGGACTCTCCAATACGATCGCAGCCGGTGAAGTGGCGTCCGATCTTGGCGACAATGATATTCGCACGACCCCCGCTCAGTCTCCAGGTGGAAGTACGGGATCGACGAGTGTGGCAGGCGGAGTGCTGAGTTGTGATGGATACATCGATCCACAGCGGCCGGGTTTCTGGGCACCGACGGCTACGCTCACACCAGCAGCTGGGCCGGGAACGGCTGCCGAGCAGCGGCGTGGATATAAGTGGGCGATGAGCCGCTCGACCTGGGGCATGTTCACGACCATCTCGCCGCCCAATAAACCGCTCTGCATGGATACGAACAACTTCAATGGAGGTATCTTGCCTCCTAGCAGTCGCCATCAAGGTGGGTGTCACATTTTGATGGGGGATGGCGCGGTAAAGTTCATTACTGAATCGATCGAAGCGGGCAATCAATCGAGTGCCGTCGTGGGGATTGCCGCTGGGTTGCAACCGGCAGGTAGCGCGAGTCCGTTTGGTCTTTGGGGTGCTCTCGGGACCCGTGGGAACAGAGAAGTGATCAGTGATAGTTTCTAA
- a CDS encoding DUF1501 domain-containing protein — MNQNIFTNRLEQRTRLARRDWLLAQCGIGLGHIALTTLLAEAGYAAEVDDRASQAVDPLAVKPPHFPAKIKNVILLFMGGGPSQFEMFDYKPHLAKLDGTLPPADLLDGYRAAFINPHSKLLGPKFGFAKHGQAGTEVSELLPYTAGVIDDICLIRSMKTDAFNHAPAQLMMSTGSQQFGRPSMGSWLTYGLGSETKDLPAYVVFNSGQKGPSAGAGNWNSGFLPTTYSGVEFRSSGDPVLYLSNPPGMNNQTQASTLAAVNELNRKRLDVVGDPEIATRVNSYEMAFRMQASAPEAMNLDDESAEMLSLYGAKPGEKSFANNCLLARRLVQRGVRFVQLFHESWDQHGGLKSGLTKNCQDTDQACAALVKDLKQQGMLEETLVIWGGEFGRTPMVQGGNDGRDHHPNSFSMWMAGGGLKPGMVYGSTDDLGFDVAENPVHVHDLHATILHLLGFNHKRLTYRFQGRDFRLTDVHGEVVQGILA; from the coding sequence ATGAATCAGAATATCTTCACGAATCGCTTGGAGCAGCGTACACGCTTGGCTCGTCGCGACTGGTTGTTGGCACAATGCGGCATCGGTCTAGGCCACATCGCCCTGACAACCCTACTTGCTGAGGCGGGATACGCTGCCGAGGTAGACGACCGAGCATCGCAGGCAGTCGATCCCTTGGCGGTCAAGCCACCACATTTTCCGGCCAAGATTAAGAATGTAATTTTGCTGTTCATGGGCGGTGGTCCCAGCCAGTTCGAGATGTTTGATTACAAACCGCACCTTGCGAAGCTCGATGGCACATTGCCGCCCGCCGATCTACTCGATGGCTACCGGGCCGCTTTCATCAACCCCCATTCCAAACTGCTCGGCCCAAAGTTTGGATTTGCCAAACACGGTCAAGCGGGCACAGAGGTCAGCGAGCTATTGCCCTATACCGCTGGCGTGATCGACGACATCTGTTTGATTCGTTCCATGAAAACAGACGCCTTCAACCACGCACCAGCTCAATTGATGATGAGCACCGGTTCGCAGCAGTTCGGCCGGCCGAGCATGGGCTCGTGGCTGACCTATGGGCTCGGTAGCGAGACCAAAGACCTGCCTGCCTACGTCGTCTTCAACAGTGGCCAGAAAGGACCCAGCGCTGGGGCGGGCAATTGGAATTCGGGATTCCTGCCGACAACCTACTCGGGCGTTGAATTTCGGAGCAGCGGCGACCCCGTGCTGTACCTATCCAATCCCCCAGGCATGAACAACCAGACGCAAGCCAGCACGCTGGCGGCGGTCAACGAACTTAACCGTAAGCGACTCGATGTGGTCGGCGACCCGGAGATTGCCACTCGTGTTAATTCATACGAGATGGCATTCCGGATGCAAGCAAGTGCACCGGAGGCGATGAATCTCGACGATGAATCTGCGGAGATGCTGAGCTTGTATGGCGCGAAACCTGGTGAAAAATCCTTTGCCAACAACTGCTTGCTGGCGCGGCGATTGGTTCAGCGTGGAGTTCGCTTTGTACAGTTGTTCCATGAATCCTGGGATCAACACGGGGGGCTCAAGTCAGGGCTGACCAAGAATTGCCAAGATACCGATCAAGCCTGTGCGGCCTTGGTGAAGGATCTCAAGCAGCAGGGGATGCTGGAGGAGACACTCGTGATCTGGGGAGGCGAGTTTGGTCGGACACCGATGGTTCAAGGCGGCAATGACGGCCGTGACCATCACCCCAACTCATTTTCAATGTGGATGGCTGGTGGTGGTTTGAAACCAGGGATGGTTTACGGCAGCACCGATGATCTCGGATTTGACGTGGCCGAAAATCCCGTGCATGTCCACGACCTTCACGCGACGATCTTGCATCTGTTAGGTTTCAACCACAAACGGTTGACCTACCGTTTCCAAGGCCGCGACTTCCGGCTCACCGACGTACACGGAGAGGTGGTGCAAGGAATTCTAGCATAG
- a CDS encoding NAD(P)/FAD-dependent oxidoreductase yields MNDTHASSPLSSPATRNNAPVDVIIIGGGVIGCWTAHYLIERGATVRIVERDTIGSGASFGNCGYISPSHVMPLCVPGAVAHTMPQILTGRGAVSMAMRLDPTLWKWMLQFSRQCFDKPKTRAAIARHELLRTSISLYRDFVRDHQLDCQWQDAGLVMVHRGQRTFEEFQKTADELASVYDVHATRLDRDQLLQQEPALRDSVAGGWFFAGDAHLHPGQLMQKLRSRLDAAKCEIVEGTEVTGLNVDGGEITSISTNQGTMRAKQYLIASGAESPRFAKPLGCKIPIIPGKGFSMTFSEVEGAPRVPMIFEDTHVAVTPWGEQFRVGSTMRFAGYDRSVNAARMQRILDDAQSYLHTPLPKTPEAPWAGWRPMVYDDVPCLDRAPKVANAYVAAGHGMVGISAATGTGKLMAQLMVGENPHIDPAPYSLTRF; encoded by the coding sequence ATGAACGATACCCACGCCTCCTCGCCTTTGTCCTCGCCCGCGACACGGAACAATGCTCCGGTAGACGTGATCATTATTGGTGGCGGGGTGATCGGTTGTTGGACGGCTCACTATTTAATCGAGCGTGGGGCGACAGTGCGCATCGTCGAGCGTGACACGATCGGGTCGGGAGCTTCGTTCGGAAACTGCGGTTACATCAGTCCCAGTCACGTGATGCCGCTGTGCGTGCCGGGCGCAGTCGCTCATACGATGCCGCAGATTCTGACGGGGCGCGGCGCTGTTTCGATGGCGATGCGCCTCGATCCGACGCTGTGGAAGTGGATGTTGCAGTTTTCGCGTCAATGTTTCGATAAACCCAAAACGCGCGCTGCGATCGCTCGTCATGAGTTGCTTCGTACATCGATCTCGCTATACCGAGATTTTGTTCGCGATCACCAACTCGATTGCCAGTGGCAGGATGCTGGATTGGTGATGGTGCACCGTGGTCAGCGAACGTTTGAAGAGTTTCAAAAGACGGCCGATGAACTGGCGAGCGTTTACGACGTGCACGCTACCCGCCTGGACCGTGATCAGCTGCTTCAGCAGGAACCCGCTCTTCGCGATAGCGTTGCCGGTGGTTGGTTCTTTGCAGGCGATGCCCATTTGCATCCGGGGCAATTGATGCAAAAATTGCGCAGCCGACTGGACGCCGCCAAGTGTGAAATCGTCGAGGGCACTGAAGTCACGGGGCTGAATGTCGACGGTGGGGAGATTACTTCGATCTCGACCAATCAAGGCACCATGCGAGCGAAACAGTATCTGATCGCCAGCGGCGCAGAGTCTCCTCGGTTCGCTAAGCCACTTGGTTGTAAGATTCCGATCATCCCCGGGAAGGGGTTTTCGATGACGTTCTCGGAGGTTGAGGGGGCACCACGAGTGCCGATGATCTTTGAGGACACCCACGTCGCTGTGACCCCGTGGGGAGAGCAGTTTCGAGTCGGTTCCACCATGCGTTTCGCCGGGTACGACCGATCCGTCAATGCCGCTCGCATGCAGCGGATTCTCGATGATGCCCAAAGTTACCTGCATACGCCATTGCCGAAAACGCCCGAGGCACCGTGGGCGGGGTGGCGACCGATGGTTTACGACGATGTGCCCTGTCTGGATCGAGCACCCAAAGTTGCCAACGCCTACGTTGCTGCGGGGCACGGCATGGTGGGCATCTCAGCGGCGACCGGTACAGGTAAATTAATGGCCCAGTTGATGGTTGGAGAAAATCCTCACATCGACCCCGCGCCCTATTCATTGACGCGTTTCTAA